The following is a genomic window from Methanolinea sp..
ACGAGTGCCAGTTCCCCCCGCGGGCAGAGGCCCAACCCCACGACGAGCGCCCTGCCGTGGTCCCGGAGCGTGAGAACCGAACCCGCGAATCCCCCGAGTGTCTTTGAGGCCAGTGCAACGGCAACGAGGCAGAGGAGGAGCGTGACGGAGAATCCCGGGAGGTCGACGGGGAAGAGGAGCCCGATGGAGGCGAAGAAGAACGTCACGAAGAGGCCGAACGCGATGTCGGAGAGGCTGTCGTAGAGCGTCCTGTCGTTCCTCACGCTGTCTCCGAGGATGAGGCCCGAGAGGAAAGCCCCGATCGCGTAGTGGAGTCCCACGCGGTCCGCGAGGACCGCGCACGCGAGGCCGGCGATGAGGGCGACGGAGTAGGGCATCTCGTTCGTGTGGGCCCTGTGGGAGACGGAAAAGACCCAGAGTATCAGCCTCTTGCCGGGGAACAGGAGGATGGCGAGGAATAGCGCCGCGGAGAGCGCGCCGAGCAACGCGTCGCCGGTTTTGCCCCCGCCCGAGACGAGGGCAGGGAGGCTCCCGAGGAGCACGATGCCGAGGACATCGTCGATCACCGCTGCATTCACGATGACGAGGCCGATGTCTGTCTTCAGCTTGCGGAGATCGACGAGGGTCCTCAAGGAGACGCCGATGGAGGTGATCGAGAGGGTGATGCCGGTGACGAGCGACGCGGCAAGGTCAAAACCCCACGCGACCCCCACGGCGATCCCGGAGAGGAGGGGGATGGCGATACCCGCGACGGCAGCGTATATTCCCGTCTTCAGGGATCTCTGGAGGGCGCGCTGGTTGAGCTGGAGCCCGCTCGCGAAGAGGAGCAGTATGAGGCCGATGTCGGCGAACGTCCCCGTGACGGCATCCACCGAGACGAGGCCGAGAACCGCGGGCCCGAGGAGTATCCCCCCGCCGATCTCCCCCACGAGCGAGGGATACCCTGCCCGTTCGACGAGTTCGCCGAGGACCTTTGCGACCGCGAGGACGAGGAGCACCGAGATGAGGGGATCCATCGAGAGGTGGTTGCAGGGAGGCAATATTAAGGGGAGTGGTCACGTGCCGGGAGTGGCCGGCACCGGGGAGTGGGCGGTGGACCCGCGAAACGCGTGACTATCCCCGGATTTGCAGAACGGCGGGTGACCTATGGGGAATTACTGCGGGGAGAAAAAAGGGGAGAGGCGCGGGATTACCCGAAGAGGGCACCGAGGCCCGCCATCCCGCTCTCTTCTTCTTCCTTCTTCTCTTCCTTGCTCGGCTCGGCGGCAGCAGCGGAGGCAGCGGCCGGGGTTGCCGCGGCGGGTGCGGGTGCTGCGGCAACGACGGGTGCGGCGGCGGCCTTCGCGATGGCCTCCTCGATGTTTATCCCCTCGAGGGCGGCAACCATCGCCTTCACCCGGGCGTCGTCGACTGCGATACCGGCAGCGCTCAGGACTGCCTTCACGTTCTCTTCCTTGATCTCCTTTCCCGCCTTGTGCAGGAGGAGGGCTGCGTAGATATACTCCATCTCAATTACCTCTCTTTCTCGTTTTCTTCAGTGCTCTCCGGTCACTGCCATGAGAGCGAGGGATTCTCTGTAGGCTTTCCCAATGATCGCATCAATGACGTCTTTAGAGTAGACGCCGGCTTCGATCGCGAGTGCGCGGGCATCGCTCGCGGCCTTCGCGAGGATGTGCGCGGCAGTGTCCCTCGTCGGGATGACCGCGTTCACCGAGAGGTTGAACGCCTCGATTGCCGCGCGTTGCAGCTGGCTGTAGATCGCGTCCTCGTCGATCGCGAGGATCGACGGCTCGTAGACAGACCCCTCGTAGAGTGCTGCCTGGAGCGAGAGTCCCACGTCCATGGGTTTTATCCCGAGCTTCGCGAGGACGTCGGCGAGTTTCGCACTGATGACGTCGCCCTTCTTCGCGACGGTACGGGTCTCCCGGATCTTGACCTTCCCCGCCTCTATCGCGGCAGGGATACCCACCTGCTGCAGTTCACCGACGATCGGGCCGGGCTTGAAACTCGTGGGTCCCTTCTCCACCACGATGTCTGCCGGCGCAATCTCCCCCGGTTTTGCGGCCATCTTCGTCTTCGTCTTCTCCAGCGCCTTGAAAAGCCTGAAGGGGTTCATGTTGGTGAAGATGAGGGCCGACTGGCCGGAGATGTGCGGTTTCAGCTGCGCGATCGGTCCTCCCAGCTCGTCGAAGGCGCAGCGGATGAGCGTGTTGCGGGTCATCCGGATCTTCGCCTCCGACCGGAGGTTGCGCCTGATCTGCTGGAGCTGGCTCGCGGGGATACCGTACATGTCGACGAGGCCGACGAGCGAGTACTTCTTCGCGTCGGACTTGATCTCCTCGACTTCTCTCCTCTTCCACTCGGGGAGGTGGTGGGTGTACAACGGCATCTACACCACCCTCTGGGGGGGCCCCATCGTCGTCTTGACGTAGACCGACCGGATGTTGTGGGAACCCTGCTCGAGGACCGATTCGACCCTCCGCAGGATTGTCTCGATGTTATCCGCGATCTGCTCAGGGGTCATCCCCGTCGACCCGACCTTGACGTGGAAGGTCTTCTTGTCCTTCGTCCTGATCTTCACCGAATTGCGGAGACGTTCGATGATGGGCCTGATATCGGTCCCTGCCGGCACCGGCATGGGCATCCTTCCCCGCGGCCCGAGCCTCGGGCCGAGGTACCGGCCGACCTGCGGCATGACACTCGTCTCGGCCAGGAAGAAACGGTACGCGTTCGCGATCTTCCTGGCTTCCCGCGGTGCCCCGCCGAGCCGTTCGATCTCTTCGGGTCCGATGATCAGGTCCGCGCCTGCTTCCCTTGCCTGGGTGGTGATGTCACCCTTCCCGAGGACAGCGATGCTGACTTTCTTGCCAGTACCGTGGGGGAGGAGAATCGTCTCATCGATACGGTTTTTGGGCTGCGCCATGTCAATGTTCTTGAGATTGACAGTGATATCCACGCTCTCGGCAAACTTGCGTGGAGGCGCCTTCTCGATGGCTGCCTTCACAGCCTCTACGATTTTCGCCCTATCAACCATCTGTTTCCTCCATAGTGCGCGACCATTCCTGATCTTCTATGGTTCTCTCCCGTCTATTCCACGAGGAGCTTGTCGAAGGTACCCGCGTCGACGGCCTTCAGGGCGTCTTTTGCCCTCATGCCATTGACGGTGATGCCCATGCTCACGCAGGTCCCGATGACCTCCTTGACCGCGGACTTGAGGTTGTAGGAGAGCATGTCTGCCTGCTTCATACGGGCAATCCTGACAGCGGCCTCGATGGGAAGGTCCCCGACGATCTTCACGTTGGGCTCCGGGGATCCCTTCTCGACATTGACCTCCTTCTTGATGAGGGCGGTGGTGGGGGGAATTCCCACGCTCACCGTGAAGTTCTTCTTGTCATCGACCTCGATCCGGACCGGGACCTGCATGCCGTTGAAGCTCGCGGTCTGCCGGTTGATCTCGTCGACGACGGCCTTCACGTTTATGCCGAGGGGTCCAAGGGCCGGTCCCAGCGGTGGACCTGCGGTTGCCTTTCCTCCCGCAACTAATACCTCGACCACTTCTGCCATGCGTGTATCACCAAGCCGTCCCAAGAGGGATCGAGCGTGGGTAAAAAAGGTTTACCTCGGCAGACTTAAATCTATACCAGGGACCAGAACCGGGAAAGAGACCTCACTTCTCTTCGCCCCTGTCCACGACCCTCACGTTGTCGCCCCTGACAGTGATGGGAATCGGGAGAACGCTCTCGTAGAGCTCGACGGTGATCTCCTCCTTTCCCGTGTCTATCCTCTTCACGACGGCCTTCTCACCCTTGAAAGGCCCGGCGATCAGCTCCACGATCGTCCCCTCCGATATCCCGCTCACCACGGGTTTCGGGACGAGGAAGTGGGCGACCTCGGGGAGGGTCGTCTCACCGCGGACGACCGAGCGCGCGTGGGCGATCTTCTCCGCGAGCTGTTCGATCCGCGCGAGGCTCTCGGACGTCTCGACGAGCACGTACCCCTTCAGCTCGTCCGGGACGATGATTGCGTACACCTTGATGTCGGTTGCCCCTGACTCGATGGCCTTCTTGATGTTGTCCGCGACTGTCCTCTCCTGCTTCGAGGTCGTCTTGATCGCAAAAATCTTGTTTTGTGTCTCTTCCATGTCGATCAGAGGAGGAGGAGCATCAACTCATAGATTGTAAAACCGATCAGTCCCACGATGAGCACGCCGACAGCCGCAACGACCGCGATCTTCTGGAACTCCTCGCGGGTTGGTGTCCTCGCGAGCTTGATCACGCGCCAGTACTTGCGGAAGAGTTCCTCGTTGACATCGAACTTCAGTTCAGGCCTCGTTATCTCCATGGTCTCTCACTTCAAAAAGTCGATCTCGAACTGCCTCTGGACTTTCGGGGTAATTTTTTCGTTTCTCCCATATATTTGTGGCGACCGGACACCGGTGACGACGAGCATCGTCCGCATCTTGTTCTGCATGTTCGGGTCGATCTGTGCACCCCAGATGATCCGCGCGTCCGGCGAGATGCGGTTGTAGACCTCCTCGAGGACACCCTCCGCCTCCTCCATCGTCATGTCCGGGCCGCCGACCACGTTGACGAGCGCCGCGTGGGCGCCCGAGATGTCGACGTCGAGCAGCGGGGAGCGGATCGCCTTCTTGACAGAGTCCGCGGCCTTCTCCTCGCTATCGCTCTCGCCGACCCCGATCATGGCGACACCTCCCTTCTCCATGACCGTGCGCACGTCGGCAAAGTCGAGGTTCACGAGTCCCGGGAGGGTGATGAGCTCGGTGATGCCCTTGACGGCCCGCATGAGGACCTCGTCCGCGACCTTGAACGCCGCGTAGAGCGGGAGTTTCGGGACCACCTCGAGCAGCCTGTCGTTGGGCACCACGATGACGGTGTCCGCGACGTCGCGGAGCCGCTCGAGGCCGGCCTCCGCGTTCTCCATGCGGATGACACCCTCCGCCGTGAACGGGAGCGTCACGACGCCTATCGTGAGGGCCCCCTCGTCCCTCGCGGCCTTCGCGACGATCGGCGCGGCGCCCGTCCCGGTCCCGCCGCCGAGCCCGACGGTGATGAAGACCATGTCGCACCCCGCGACCGCCCGCCTTATGTCCTCCTCGTTCTCGAGCGCGGCCTCCTCGCCAATCTGGGGAATCGACCCGGCCCCGAGGCCCCGCGTCCTCTGCCTCCCGATGAGGATGCGCTGGTCAGCAACCGTGCGCGAGAGGTGCTGGGCATCCGTGTTGATCGCGATGAGCCGTGCGCCGTGGATACCTTCCTCCTTCATCCGGGTGATGGTGTTCGAGCCGCTCCCCCCGCACCCGATCACCGCGATCTCGGTCTTGAGCTCCCGAAGTACCTGGTCGAGGTCGTCGTTGTTCTTCCTCGTGTCCTGAAGTTCCTTGCTTGCTCTGGACAGTGCCTCTTCCACGATGGATGTCATCGCCATAGGTATTTCTCCAGTCCCGGGATGTGGATCTTCTTCTCTCTCGTGACAATGACCATTTCCGGCGTGACCTCCCTGTCCCCCGCGAGGACAGACTCCCCGTTCATCAGCCGGCTGAAGAGGGGTCCCCTTGGAACACCGAGCGCCTCGGCCCTCGCCGCATCGAACCCCCTCTTCCGGATCACTATGGAATCACCCGCGATCGACGTACTCTCCCCTCTACGTAAGATGTTTACACATAAGCTTATTAAATGATGCAATACCCTCTCCCTGCATGATTCTACCGTGATGAACCGGGGCATTGCCTTGCTCCGCGGCGTCACTATCCTTGCGACAGGGATGTTTTCGATGCCTTCGATGAACGCCCGGGAATCGGACCTGAGGACTTCCTCGAGCAGGTCGGGGGGGACATCGACGGGCACGGGCGCCCCATCCGGCCATGTCCCGTGGAACGTGACGTTGCTGTCGCCCGCGTAGTCTCCCGCGAGGGCTTGGACCTTCCTGTACGCGTCGAAAGAGAGGTTCCCCATGCGGATGAAGTCGTTTTCGGGAACGGTGGGGATACCCTCCCGGGAGAGGAGCTGCTCGAGCCTCCTCGTCTCCGCCGGCGGGAGCGATTTCCGGTCGATGTAGGCGGCGACTGCCCCGGTCCTCTCGACCATGTCCGAGACGAGGTCCCTGTCGAGGAGGGGGACGTCACGGCTGTGGACGATGTGGCCGAATGCAGCCCTGCTGTGGAGTGCGATGTGGGTCTGCCTCGCCGCGTAGTGGGTGCCCCCGAAGCCCACGACCGGGATGGTGTCGCCGGGTTCCGCACAGAGGATGCTCCGCGCGACTGCGGCGGCCGCCCCGACGTCCCTCCACTCCCTCTCCGTGCTCCCCACCTCGACGAAGAACGACGGGGTACCCACCTCGGTGGGCCCGTGGTGGGTAACCTCGTACGCGACCCTGTATCCCGGCGGGGCGTTGCGGGAGAGGCCGAGGAGGACGGCACGCATCCACGCGGGGGCAGCACGGGCAAGTGACCTCTCGAGACCCCCGAATTCCGCGGGCCCGAAGTTCCCCGTCACGTGGACGGTGAGGACCGGCACGGGTTTCTGCGAGGAGTGGCGGGAGAGGAATACGATGAGGTCTGCGTCGACCTCCCTGTCGATGCGGTCATGGAATATCAACCTGTCCTCGATCCTGTGGTGCACGAGGCGGTGCTCCTCGAGGGGATAGGGAGTGTGGGGTCTAGAGAGGAGCGAGAGGAGGGCGTCGTGGATGGTGCTCCCACCGGGATCGGAGAGGGAACTCACAAGGGCGATGTCCATTTCTCCCACTAACATGGGGTTCTAGGGTCCTATAAAGGGGAGGCCCCGGCAGGGGACGGGACGAGGCCACTGCAGTACACACAGGGTAAGCGCGGCGATTTCCCCTGATTCCATTGTGATTCACCGAGGACCCCGGGACGCGGTGTCAACGGGAGTCCGGTGTGGATTTTGCCGCCCGGGATGTCGCCGGTCTCCCCCCTGCCGGGTACCGGTTCCAAACACCCGTTTTCCCGGCCGGAGACGGGTTTTCCGCCGGTAAAACAGGAAAAATTTATATAATGGACTGTGCAACAAGTAAAGTGAAACCAGCATGGTCCAGGGCGGGAAATGCTGATACTCCATTTGATCATTGGCTGATACTCTCATGCATCGATGATCTTGTTCCGCCCGGATCATGGTGGTACTTGTCCTCGGATACCATTTCCCCGGGAAGGGACATCCACCTGTCTTTCGTCCGCGGGTAGTACTCCCGCACCGTCATTCCCGCAATGGTTTCCCGGGCCTCCCCGTTCCTCTCGCGCTCTCACCCGAGGACGAGGTAGGCGATGAGGGAGAGGAGGACGACGAGGAGGAGCATCCCCGCGCTCAGGAACGGGATGAAGACGAGCATCGTGTTGACGGTGCTTGCCATCTGCGCTATCCTGTGCGAGCCGAAGATCCGAACCCCCTCGCACCACGCGGTGCTCCCCGCCGCCTCGGCGGGAGAGAGGTCGCGGAGGGCCTCCGAGAGGCCCCTGTCGACCCACGGGATGATCTCATCCACCGGGACGTGGAGGCCGATCGGGTTCCTGCCCTTCACCGTGTTCACGACGTGGGAGTCGGTTGTCATCAGTTCTGCCTCGTCCACCCGCGAGAGGACGTGGTCCCGTATCCTCTCCCTCACGCCCGCCTCCATGTTGTTCCCGTCGAAGAGGATGTACGCGGTTGTCTGCCCGTGGACCCTGACAACCGCGACCTGGATACCGTTGTCGCCAAAACCCTGCTCGCGGGTGAAGGGGACCTTCACCTGCGATATCCCGAGCTCGAACGGCCCCGTCGCGCTCCCGTGCATCTCTCCTATCGCCCGCAGCGCGGCCCTGTAGTATTCCATCGCGGGACGCGTTGCAGGGAGGACGTACGAGGCGTTTCCGGCGGAGCAGTTGTGGGCATCGACGAACCCCACGTTCTCGAAGAACCTGTGCCCTTCCCCCATGATGGTCATGCCGATGTTGAAGTCGATGTCCTCTGTCCTTTCCGGCGACCGCGTGCCCACGATGAGGAGTGTCCCGTCGAAGGCCTGGCAGAGGAGGGAGACGTGCCCCTCAGAGAACCGCGCCGAGCGCGTCGCGTGCGGGGAGAAGCGGAGGGACCCGCGCGTCCCCCTCACCGCCTCCACGAGCTTTGCGATCTCCCGCTCCGAGACCGGGTTGAAGTCGTGGGTTGCCGCGCCGTGGGGGACCATCACCATCTCCTCGAACCCCGCCTGCATGCCCCTCGGGAGGTTTCCCCCTCCGATCTCCCCGACCGGCCCGGGATGGATGTTCGGGATCGTGATGACGAGTCCCCGGCGCTCCCCCCTCCGGAAGAAGATGCTCACCTGGGGGATAGTGACCTCCTCCCCGATCCTCTCGAAGAACTCCTCGAGCGCCCGTGACCCGTCCGTCAGGTGCGCGAGGAAAGAGTTTACGAAGTCGAGCCCGCGGACGCGGAACGCCCTGTACATGGGCCTGTCGATGAGCCAGATGAGGAGGGAGAAGCCCCCGAGGAAGAGTACCTGGAGGAGGAGGGCGAGCGGGAGGAACTGTGGCGGGAGGAGAAAAGTCGCGATGGCGATCCCGGCCGCGCTCTGGATTCCCGCGGGAACGATCATCCGCGCGATCCGGTAGTCGGCGATCGCGACGAGGACGAGGAGGCGGAGACCGAACATGAACCCGAGCGCGATCGCGTACGAGATCCCGGCGTGGGCGGGCGAGATGAGAATCCCGCAGAGGACTATCAGGACCCCGAAGATAACGCACGAGAGGGCGAGGAGGGCCGACCTGTTCCACGTCATCGGCCTCCCGAGGAGGCTCACCAGCGGCTTCGTCGCGACGAACGCGGCGAGGGCGGGGACCGAGAAGAGGAGCGTTCCGAAGAAAGGTACGGTTCCGTGCAGGAGCGGGATGCCGTCGATGAGGAGCCCGGTGATCGCGATGATGGCGATGGAGTCGGGCCAGGAGGGCGCGTTGAAGAGGAACCGCGCGAGCCTCTCGAGCCTCGCCTCCCCGCCCGCGACAGACATCCCTATCCCCCTTCCGGGCTGCCCGATCCCCTCTCCGGGTGGGAGCGCTCGGGGAATTCCCCGAAGGACTCCGTGTACCGCGACTCCACCATCTCCCACGTGGGAAGGTTCGTCTGGCAGCCGGGGACCTCGATCGCGAAAGAGGCAGTCACGCTCCCCACCCTGCAGCAGTCGGGGAGGGAGTACCCCCTGTAATACGCCGCGAGGAACCCCGCGCGGTACGCGTCGCCAGCACCGGTCGGGTCCCTCACCTCCCTGTGCACCGCGGGGATGTGAATCCGGCCCGTTTTCGTGTAGAGGTCGCTCCCCCCTGCACCCGCCGTGAAGACCGCGACGGGAACCCTCGCGGCGAGCGATTCCCTCGATATCCCGAGCATCCTGCACATGGCATCGACCTCGTGCTGGTTGGCAAAGAGGATCCCGACCCTCGAGAGGATCGCTTCCAGCTGGCCAGGCGTGTACCTGTGGAGGTCTTGTCCCGGGTCGAACGTGCAGAACCCGGCGTTCGCGGCAACCCTCACGTTGAAATCGGGGTCTGCCGTCGCCATGTGCACGAACGGGAGCGCGGGCGCAGGTGCGGTGGCAAAGATCTCCGATGCACCCCACTCGAAGAAGGTGATCTGGTCTCCCCTCTCGTTCGTGAACATGAACGCGGTCGGGGTGTGCGCATCCTTCACGTGGAAGAGCTGCTGGCGGACGCCGAGGGACTTCTGCCACCGGTCGTAGTCACTCCCGGGGAAGTCGTCGCCCACGGCACTCACGAGGGTGCACGGGACCCCCAGCCTCGCGATCCCCGCCGCGATGTTCGCTGCCCCCCCGCCGTAGGAGACCCACCGCCTGATGATCGTGACAGAGCTGTTGGGAGGGGGAAAATCCCGTACCGTGCAGATGTGGTCAAACGCCGTGTGCCCGACGACGTAGATCACAGGGGGCAGACCTCCTTTACCTGGAGGGGGACGTCTCTCAGCGCCTTCCCGATGACGGAGCGGGCAATCCGGCTCGCGTGTTCCGGCGACTCCGCGCGGAAAACCTTCATCTCGAGGAGGAGACCCACGAGCGCGGTCTTCGCGACGACGAGCGCGCTATTGAGTTCCCCGTCGCAGAACGGGCACGCGAGCATCCCGACCTCGACGTCGACGAAGGACGCGACCGGGTTGAGGCGCTTCCCCGCCTCGGAGATCGCGATGCTCACCGCGTCGTCGAGCGAATCCACGTCCTTCACGATGAAGGCACCCTCGAGGATGACCGTGTAGTCAGGCATGCGACCACCTCACCATGCGTCGTGGTGGACGTGCTCCTCCACCGGGAGCCGCGGAGTGGGTTCCTTCGGGGGATATCCCTTGCCCACGCAGAGGATGGCGATCGGCCGGACGTGGGGAGGCAGCCCGAGGATTGCCTTCACCTCTTCCTCGTCGAATGCCCCGACCCAGCAGGTGTGGAGCATCCGCGCGTGGGCCGCGAGCATCATGTACGTGCACGCGATGGTGGCATCCTGGATCGCGTAGAGGATCCCCCTCTCCCCGTACCGCGACATCGACCGCACGTAATTTGCGCAGACGACGAGCAGAACGGGGGCATCCCTCACGTGTTCCTGGCCGAGGGCAGCGTCCGAGAGGTCTTCCCTTGTGCCCGGCTCCCTCACCACGACGACGTCCCACGCCTCGAGGTTTCCCGCACTCGGGGCAGTGCTCGCGCAGTCGAGCAGGTAAGCGATGTCCCCCTCGGGAACGGAAACGTTCCCAAAGTCCCTCACCGATGACCGCGTGGCGAGGAATTCGTAGAAC
Proteins encoded in this region:
- a CDS encoding cation:proton antiporter; its protein translation is MDPLISVLLVLAVAKVLGELVERAGYPSLVGEIGGGILLGPAVLGLVSVDAVTGTFADIGLILLLFASGLQLNQRALQRSLKTGIYAAVAGIAIPLLSGIAVGVAWGFDLAASLVTGITLSITSIGVSLRTLVDLRKLKTDIGLVIVNAAVIDDVLGIVLLGSLPALVSGGGKTGDALLGALSAALFLAILLFPGKRLILWVFSVSHRAHTNEMPYSVALIAGLACAVLADRVGLHYAIGAFLSGLILGDSVRNDRTLYDSLSDIAFGLFVTFFFASIGLLFPVDLPGFSVTLLLCLVAVALASKTLGGFAGSVLTLRDHGRALVVGLGLCPRGELALVVVKTALAAGLISATLFSTLALVVIVTVLLSPFLMTYGYSLAAHSGARPGKRGA
- the rpl12p gene encoding 50S ribosomal protein P1; its protein translation is MEYIYAALLLHKAGKEIKEENVKAVLSAAGIAVDDARVKAMVAALEGINIEEAIAKAAAAPVVAAAPAPAAATPAAASAAAAEPSKEEKKEEEESGMAGLGALFG
- a CDS encoding 50S ribosomal protein L10, whose product is MPLYTHHLPEWKRREVEEIKSDAKKYSLVGLVDMYGIPASQLQQIRRNLRSEAKIRMTRNTLIRCAFDELGGPIAQLKPHISGQSALIFTNMNPFRLFKALEKTKTKMAAKPGEIAPADIVVEKGPTSFKPGPIVGELQQVGIPAAIEAGKVKIRETRTVAKKGDVISAKLADVLAKLGIKPMDVGLSLQAALYEGSVYEPSILAIDEDAIYSQLQRAAIEAFNLSVNAVIPTRDTAAHILAKAASDARALAIEAGVYSKDVIDAIIGKAYRESLALMAVTGEH
- a CDS encoding 50S ribosomal protein L1, producing the protein MVDRAKIVEAVKAAIEKAPPRKFAESVDITVNLKNIDMAQPKNRIDETILLPHGTGKKVSIAVLGKGDITTQAREAGADLIIGPEEIERLGGAPREARKIANAYRFFLAETSVMPQVGRYLGPRLGPRGRMPMPVPAGTDIRPIIERLRNSVKIRTKDKKTFHVKVGSTGMTPEQIADNIETILRRVESVLEQGSHNIRSVYVKTTMGPPQRVV
- a CDS encoding 50S ribosomal protein L11, coding for MAEVVEVLVAGGKATAGPPLGPALGPLGINVKAVVDEINRQTASFNGMQVPVRIEVDDKKNFTVSVGIPPTTALIKKEVNVEKGSPEPNVKIVGDLPIEAAVRIARMKQADMLSYNLKSAVKEVIGTCVSMGITVNGMRAKDALKAVDAGTFDKLLVE
- a CDS encoding transcription elongation factor Spt5 — encoded protein: MEETQNKIFAIKTTSKQERTVADNIKKAIESGATDIKVYAIIVPDELKGYVLVETSESLARIEQLAEKIAHARSVVRGETTLPEVAHFLVPKPVVSGISEGTIVELIAGPFKGEKAVVKRIDTGKEEITVELYESVLPIPITVRGDNVRVVDRGEEK
- a CDS encoding protein translocase SEC61 complex subunit gamma, which produces MEITRPELKFDVNEELFRKYWRVIKLARTPTREEFQKIAVVAAVGVLIVGLIGFTIYELMLLLL
- the ftsZ gene encoding cell division protein FtsZ, with amino-acid sequence MTSIVEEALSRASKELQDTRKNNDDLDQVLRELKTEIAVIGCGGSGSNTITRMKEEGIHGARLIAINTDAQHLSRTVADQRILIGRQRTRGLGAGSIPQIGEEAALENEEDIRRAVAGCDMVFITVGLGGGTGTGAAPIVAKAARDEGALTIGVVTLPFTAEGVIRMENAEAGLERLRDVADTVIVVPNDRLLEVVPKLPLYAAFKVADEVLMRAVKGITELITLPGLVNLDFADVRTVMEKGGVAMIGVGESDSEEKAADSVKKAIRSPLLDVDISGAHAALVNVVGGPDMTMEEAEGVLEEVYNRISPDARIIWGAQIDPNMQNKMRTMLVVTGVRSPQIYGRNEKITPKVQRQFEIDFLK
- a CDS encoding D-aminoacyl-tRNA deacylase, encoding MDIALVSSLSDPGGSTIHDALLSLLSRPHTPYPLEEHRLVHHRIEDRLIFHDRIDREVDADLIVFLSRHSSQKPVPVLTVHVTGNFGPAEFGGLERSLARAAPAWMRAVLLGLSRNAPPGYRVAYEVTHHGPTEVGTPSFFVEVGSTEREWRDVGAAAAVARSILCAEPGDTIPVVGFGGTHYAARQTHIALHSRAAFGHIVHSRDVPLLDRDLVSDMVERTGAVAAYIDRKSLPPAETRRLEQLLSREGIPTVPENDFIRMGNLSFDAYRKVQALAGDYAGDSNVTFHGTWPDGAPVPVDVPPDLLEEVLRSDSRAFIEGIENIPVARIVTPRSKAMPRFITVESCRERVLHHLISLCVNILRRGESTSIAGDSIVIRKRGFDAARAEALGVPRGPLFSRLMNGESVLAGDREVTPEMVIVTREKKIHIPGLEKYLWR
- a CDS encoding DUF2070 family protein; the protein is MSVAGGEARLERLARFLFNAPSWPDSIAIIAITGLLIDGIPLLHGTVPFFGTLLFSVPALAAFVATKPLVSLLGRPMTWNRSALLALSCVIFGVLIVLCGILISPAHAGISYAIALGFMFGLRLLVLVAIADYRIARMIVPAGIQSAAGIAIATFLLPPQFLPLALLLQVLFLGGFSLLIWLIDRPMYRAFRVRGLDFVNSFLAHLTDGSRALEEFFERIGEEVTIPQVSIFFRRGERRGLVITIPNIHPGPVGEIGGGNLPRGMQAGFEEMVMVPHGAATHDFNPVSEREIAKLVEAVRGTRGSLRFSPHATRSARFSEGHVSLLCQAFDGTLLIVGTRSPERTEDIDFNIGMTIMGEGHRFFENVGFVDAHNCSAGNASYVLPATRPAMEYYRAALRAIGEMHGSATGPFELGISQVKVPFTREQGFGDNGIQVAVVRVHGQTTAYILFDGNNMEAGVRERIRDHVLSRVDEAELMTTDSHVVNTVKGRNPIGLHVPVDEIIPWVDRGLSEALRDLSPAEAAGSTAWCEGVRIFGSHRIAQMASTVNTMLVFIPFLSAGMLLLVVLLSLIAYLVLG
- a CDS encoding carbohydrate kinase family protein; the encoded protein is MIYVVGHTAFDHICTVRDFPPPNSSVTIIRRWVSYGGGAANIAAGIARLGVPCTLVSAVGDDFPGSDYDRWQKSLGVRQQLFHVKDAHTPTAFMFTNERGDQITFFEWGASEIFATAPAPALPFVHMATADPDFNVRVAANAGFCTFDPGQDLHRYTPGQLEAILSRVGILFANQHEVDAMCRMLGISRESLAARVPVAVFTAGAGGSDLYTKTGRIHIPAVHREVRDPTGAGDAYRAGFLAAYYRGYSLPDCCRVGSVTASFAIEVPGCQTNLPTWEMVESRYTESFGEFPERSHPERGSGSPEGG
- a CDS encoding DUF555 domain-containing protein, yielding MPDYTVILEGAFIVKDVDSLDDAVSIAISEAGKRLNPVASFVDVEVGMLACPFCDGELNSALVVAKTALVGLLLEMKVFRAESPEHASRIARSVIGKALRDVPLQVKEVCPL
- a CDS encoding nitroreductase family protein, with translation MDSSRFYEFLATRSSVRDFGNVSVPEGDIAYLLDCASTAPSAGNLEAWDVVVVREPGTREDLSDAALGQEHVRDAPVLLVVCANYVRSMSRYGERGILYAIQDATIACTYMMLAAHARMLHTCWVGAFDEEEVKAILGLPPHVRPIAILCVGKGYPPKEPTPRLPVEEHVHHDAW